GGTTGCTTTGAAGGTGTCGCGCCTTGCGGCGGCGCAGATGACTTCGCAAGCGTCCTCCACGTTCAGTCTTCCTATGTTCAGGACCAAATCGTACAGGTGAGGATCGGTCATATCCGCCTTACACACATACTGGTTCCAGTCGCTCCGATGCTTGTCTTCCGTTTCGATGAACTTCAGAGCCTGATCTCTCGAAATATTCCGCTTTTTTTGAAGGAGCGCTATTCGATCCTCCAATTCGGCAATCACACGAACCTTCAAGACGTGTGAGATGCCCGGGACGAGCATATGGCCCCCGTAACCGTGATAGACCACATTGTCTTCTTTCACGTGTTCTAACAAAGCTGCTTGGATGCAGGCCAGAAATTTCTCCCGCGCATGGGTAATTTTTTCCAACATGGATGGGGAGTCGTGAATGGATTTCAGCAGTTTCTCCTCGGGAACATGGAAGAAACGGGAAGCTTCGACAAGAACTTCTTGACTGATGCATTCGTAACCCAGCATCTTGGCCAGTTCTTCCGCTATTTCCTGACCGTGACTGTAGCATCCTCTTGAAATCGTTATAATCGCCACAAGCACCTCCTGGTGTCGGGATGAGGGGGATTGAGTTCTTGTCCTCAACCCTTCCTTCATCGTGAACTCTACTCGATAATCGTTCTCCCGGATGTATCGGACACGGAGTGGAGAACGCAGAATGGTTGAACATATCTTTCACCGACGCCTCATGCCGGTTTTCCCCTCCTGCTCATGCCCAAGGACGGACGACATGACCGGTTTGGGAGACATGAGGGAGGGGTAAGCTTAAAGTCACCCGGCGCCGGTGGTCGTTATTGAATCCCGTAGAAAAAGTACAGGACGCTGAGTTCCACTGTCAGAAAGATCACCGTCATAACGAAGCCGGCTTTTGCATAATCCACGGTCCGATACCCTCCGGGCCTCATGACCAGGGCGTTGACCTGATGAGTAGGCAGAACGAAGGTGTTGGAAGCGGACAGCCCGACGACCAGGGCGGCCATACGGGGATCTCCTCCGGCCATGACCGTCATGTTCATACAGAGGGGAACCAGCAGGACCGTCGCTCCCACATTGGAAATCACCAAAGTGAAAAAGGACGTCATAATGCCCACAACGGCGAGAAGCACGATGGGCGTGGGATGACCGATCAACTCCAGGACATTATGAGCGATGAAAGCCGCCGTACCTGATTTCTCAAAGGCGATTCCAAGAGGTATCAGTCCGGCCAGCAAAAAGACGGTCATCCAGTCCACGGAGCGGTAGGCTTCGTCAATGGAAAGGACGCCCGTGATAATCATTCCCAATGCCCCGGACATGAGGGCGACGGAAAGCTGAACCTTAAAGAAGATAATCTGAAACAGGGCTATCGCGAACCAGGCTACGGCCAGCTTGGCTTTATGGGGCCGCATAATTTCGCCCTCGAGAGGAGTGGCAAAGGTGAGCGCTCTCGGCTGCGGGCGGTTCTTCAAAATGTGGAACCTCTCCCAAGGACCTTGCAGCAACAGGGTGTCACCCATCTGGAGTCGAATCCTGGTCAGTCCGCTGTAAAAGATCTTGCGACCCTTGGACAAGGCGACGGGGTTGACCCCATAGAGATCTTTGAAATGAATTTCGCTCATCGATTTTCCAACGAGTTCGGAGCGGGGAGAAACGACGGTTTCCGCCATTCCGGCATTGGTTCTGGAAAGGGCTTCGGCAAAAACCTCCAGACTTTCCTTGACCTGCCATCCGTATTCCTTGGCAAGTCTTCTGATATTCTCTTCTCTTCCAACCACGGCAAGATCGTCGCCGGCGGAGATTCTGTTGTGGCTTCGCGGGACAAGGCTCTTTTCTCTTTTTGAAGAAAAGCTGATGGCGACAACAGTGACCAAAAACTTGGTCCGGATATTCAGCTCTTCCAACGTCTTTGCATCTTTGAAGTCTTTTGGAACGTGCAGTTCAAAAAGGGTCCCCAGCGCCCGATACTCTTCCATGAGGGAAGCCGTGACTCCTTTATCCGCTTCACCGCCCGCAGCGGGTAAAACAAATTTCCCAAAAAACGTGAAATAGAAAATTGCACTTGCCAGAAGGCATATACCAATCGGCGTTTGGGTAAACAGGGAGAAGGGTTCCAGTTTTTCTCCGCCCAGGACCATGAGGTCGTTCAACAGAATGGTAGGACTGGATCCCACCAGGGTAATGGTCCCTCCGATGATTGCACAGAAGCCCATAGGCATAAGAATTCGGGATACGGGAGTCTCCAATCTTTTTGCAATACGCTGGGACACAGGCAGGAAGAGGGCGGCTGCGCCTATATTTTGCATCATGCTGGAGATCAATCCCACGGCTCCGGAGATCAAGGCGATAATCCGTTTCTCACTGCGACCCGCCAGTTTTATAATAGGTCCGGCCACCTGGTTCATAACGCCCGTCTTGTCCAGCCCCGCTCCGATAATAATGACGGCAATGATGGAAACGACCGCATTACTGCTCAGACCGACAAACGCCTCTTTGGGTGAGATGAGGCCGATGAGAGGGAGCAACACCATCATGATGATTCCCACAACGTCTACTCTGACCCATTCGAATATAAAGAGAACAATAGCAAAAGCAAGAACAAGCATCGTCAATATCATTTGAGATGTCATTTAGAATACTCCTTTCCGTTCAGCAGCAACTTCAGATCTCTTTTGATGACATTCGACTAGTCTGCTCTGTCATTCTCTTCATTTCGAAACCAGAAACACAAAAAAAACGCAACGACGATCAGCGCCAAAGAATATATAAAGTGTGCATTCATTTTGTTCTCCTCAACATACTATCATGAAAGGGTATCATAAATACGGGAGAATTCCCCACGGTCTATCTGCAGGGCCGTAGGGACTTCATCCGTCAAAATCCATGAACTTAGAAGGTTCAACAGTGACCGTGTACGGGTGAATTAGTAAAGGGAACGGACCTACATCATTGAATAGACATAGATTTCATGTCTAGGCCGTTCGCCTTGCTCCTCCCTGTTGGCCACCCGATCTTCCTCGGATTCGGAAACCACGAACTCGATATCTCGAAACTTCCGCGTGATTGCCTCGATGGCTTCATCCGGTTCACAAAATTCGACTACATGGGAAAAAGGGATCCCCATCTTTTCGGCCTCTAGCCGAAATGCCCTGACATTCTCTTCCGAGAGAGTTCGGAATTCCTCGCAGAGCTTGCTTCTTGAAGATGAAAATAGTTGAAAAGTCTGAGACGAAAGCGGAGCCGTGTTCAGGGCCAATATCTGATACGACATTCTTTGGGCCATCTCCAAAGCGTAGTCGACGATCTCTTTCGAAAAACTGCTTTCTCTTCCGACAACGATCAGCTTTGGAGGTGTTACGTCACGACTATTCTCTTTGGCGATCAGCCCTATAGCCTGCTCTTGCTGACCCGCCTCCGCCATTGTAAGCGCCTCGTGGTAACGGTCCGACTTTTCGGTCATATTTCTTAACCTACTGGTTATCTTCCCAAACAGCCCCATCATCTCTTGACGCCTCCTGTTAAATTTCTTGAATGAACATACCGGTGATCAACCCCTCATCATCACAAGGGGAGTGGGTATGTGGTCTTTGATTTCTCTTAACAGCCGTTTCTTGCTACTCCCCAGAGAGCGGTCGTTTTCCTCCTCCTTGGGAAGGTCATAGATCGTGAGTACGACATCCCGATGCTCCTTGGTGTAATTCAGGACTTCTTCATCGGGGTGTCCCGACTTCATGGTCAAATGACAAGGAACTCCGGCCCTTTCCGACTCCGGCAGCAGGGAGCGGAAGCTTTCCAGTGCCTGGGCTTCAATTTCTTTAGCCAGTTCATGTTCACCGGCCTCAGCAAAGGCGGCCGCCGTCATGGTTCTTTCAATGTATCCCTTGGCATGGTGGGATCCTTGCCGGACCCTTTTCAGATATTCGCGATACTGTTTCGGCCTGATGATTTGTAGGATGTCCAGCTCCGCTCGTATGCGTTCGCAGAGTTCCACCGCATAGCTGAAGACTTTCTTGCTGGGGGCGATCCCGCCGATGGCCAGGAGGACTTTTTTCATTCTTGGATTTCCTTTGTTTCGAACTGATGCAGCATTCTCATGCCCTCATCACGGGTCTATTATCTTCCCTTTTGCAAACCCTGCCGTGGACCCGCTTGCGAATCTCCTTACCGGGTGTTTCATTCATGATTTCCAAGGCCGTATTGCGCTCGCCGGCTTCGGCGAAGGTGACGGCCACCATCCATTGATCCAGTTTGAGCATTTTGTCTCTGATTTTGGACATCTTCGATTGCCTCCTTTGCCGGTATTTGCCTTTACAACAGAGCAAGTCGCATGCCGAAACGCCAAAATATCATTTATAGTGTTGATATTATTAGAATAATGTCGCAAGGAGCGGCTGTGAGGCGGCAGGGGTTAGCCGTTACAATATGCAATAGATTGGGATGGTTTTGGCTAATTGTTAGTAATTTTGATAAGTTATAGACTATTACAGAAACACCTGAGGTGTTGCCGATTGTAACGGAAATCCGGTGGGAGCAGGAACCGATGAGGAGGCCGGCAAGATATCTAATGCGTTGAGATTCATTTCCAAGGACGATATAGTTCCGTAGAGCCTGGAAGGAGTTCCCTGTGCAGATATTCAAAAAAGGCGAGAAGCTCGAGACGCTGACCGAGATAGAAGAACTGAAGCAGACGATACAGCGCGCCCACATGCCCGAATACGTGGAGAAGGCCGTGCTGACCGAGGTTGGTAGAATATCCAAGATGGGTCCTTCCTCGGCTGAGTACACCATCGGGATGAACTACATCGACTATCTTGTCAGCCTTCCCTGGAACAGGGTGACGGAAGACGTGTTGGATCTGAAGACCGCCGAGTCCATCCTCGATGAAGAGCACTACGGCCTGTCCGAAATCAAGGACCGGATCCTGGAATATCTGGCCGTCCGAATCCTGAAAGCCTCCCGCAAGTACAGGATGTTGGTAGTGGATGACGAGAAGATGACGAGGATGAATCTGGAGCACGTGCTTAGAAAGGAAGGCTATCTCGTTTCCACGGCGGCCGACGGGACCGAAGCGTTCGAGCTTCTGGAGAAGAACAGCTTTGATATCATCCTAACCGATCTGAAGATGGAGAAGATCGACGGCATGGGGGTCCTGGAGAGAGCCAAAGCCCTCAACCCGGACACGGAAGTCATTATCATCACGGGTTATGCCACCGTTCCCACGGCCGTCGAGGCCATGAAGAAGGGGTCCTACCATTTCCTCGCCAAGCCCCTCAAATTGGATGAGATCCGGTCCGCCGTCCGAAACGCTCTGTCGAAGAAGAAGGTTCAATTAACTTCAAAAGGGCCGATTCTGTGTTTTGTCGGTCCCCCTGGAACCGGGAAAACGTCCTTGGGCATGTCCATTGCCCGGAGTCTCCAGCGCAAATTTATTCGCATCTCGTTGGCCGGCATGAAAGACGAAGCGGAGATCAGAGGACATCGCCGCAGTTATGTGGGCGCCTTGCCCGGACGCATCATCCAGGAAATCAGGCGGATCGAAACCAGGAATCCGGTCTTTATGCTGGATGAACTGGATAAGATCGGACAGGACTTTAAAGGCGATCTGGCCGCCGCCCTGCTGGAGCGATGGACGAGGCCGGGCTTTCAGAACGCTCGGTGCGGTTCACTCCGGACGCCGTTCACAAAATCATCCGGGAGCACACGAGAGAGGCGGGTCTTCGGAACCTCCAAAGGGAGATCGCGTCCGTCTGCCGCAAAATTGCCCTGGACATTCTAAGCCGGGGCGAGAAAGAGGAAGCCGCACTGGTTACTCCGGAACTCGTAGAGACGCTGCTTGGTCACAGGAAATTCTATTTTGAGGTGGCGGAGGCCAAGGAAAGAATCGGCGTTGCAACGGGGTTGGCCTGGACGGAGACGGGCGGGGAGATCCTGTTTGTCGAAGCCACCAAGATGAAAGGGAAAAACCGGCTCATCTTGACGGGCTCACTTGGTGACGTGATGAAGGAGTCCGCGCAGGCGGCGGTCAGTTACATTCGTAGTCATACGGATTTATTTAATATTTCAGAAGATTTTTTTGAAAACCATGACATACACATCCACGTTCCCGCCGGCGCCATACCGAAGGACGGCCCTTCGGCGGGCGTGACCATCGCCATCTCCCTCATCTCGCTGTTGACCGATCGTCCGAGCAGAAGAGATACGGCGTTGACCGGTGAGTTGACGCTGACGGGCAGGATACTTCCCGTGGGGGGAGTGAAAGAAAAACTGCTGGCCGCCCATCGAGCCGGCGTGAAATCGGTAGTTTTCCCCGCCAAGAACGGGGCGGATCTGAGAGAAATACCGGATGATATCAAGAATGAGTTGAACATCATCACCGCGGACGAACTGGGAAAAGTCGTCGACCTGGTGCTCATTCCGAAACGCGCGTGAGGTCTTCCCTTCAGAGGCCCGTGTCGTTGGCGGAGCGGGTGAATCGCTCGAAAAAGATCGGACTTCTTACACTGAAGACTCGGTCGATTGGTTTCGTTTCGAAAGCAGCTGTTTCAGCTCGGTCATGTATTTTGCATTGGATGAACCTTCGATCGCCTTCTCAGCTATCTCTTGGACCTTTTGGTAAGCCGTTTCCAGTTGTTTCGATAATTGAGCTATCCGATCCGCTTGATCCTTGGCCGTTTGTTCAAGGGATTGCGTTTTGGCGGTCAGGACGTTCTTTTCTCCGTCGAACTGGCTTCTAAGCAACCCTTCCTTATAGGCCGCATCCTTTGTGAGTTGCTGTTCGAGCTGCTTCGTCGCTTTTGCTACGGCCGCTTCAAGCTCTTTGGGGAAATTCTCGACCTTTTTCTGTAGGTTACCGAGTTCTTGTTCCTTTTGTGAAACAGCCTGTTCCCTTTGCGTCAGATCTTTTTCGGCGATCTCGATCTTCTCGGCTAATTCTTTCTCTCGTTTGGCCTTTTCATCCTGGAATGTGTCGAGGGCCTGCTTCTTGTCACGTTCGAAGTGATAAGTATAGTCCTCTTTTTCCTGCTTGCGTTCCCTGGCCTCGGCAGCCAGCATTTCCTTGGTCTGCTGTTCGTGGCTTTTCTTTTCTTTGTCCCAGGCGGCCCGTACGGAGGCTATCTCTTGTTCCAGGGTTGCACGGCGTTCAGCCATCTGCGTTTCAAAATCGACCTGCTTTTTGGTTTGGGCCTCGATCAAGGCGGCCAGCGAGGACGCGGCTTTCTCTATTTCGTAAATTTCCTGCAGCTCGGCGGACCTGACCTCAACAGCCTCTTTAACCTTTTGATAGTTGGAAACCTCGGTTTCGAGCTTGTCGGATAGTTCCGTCAGCATTTTGCCAATGCCGAGTTTCAGCGCTGAAACCTTGGATCCGATATCCTCCGCCGCCACATCCTCAGCGGTGCCGACGGCTTCCTTCTTTCTCTTCTCTTCCTTGACCTTTTCGGGCCTCAGTTCGGTTTGCTCCTTCTCCTCCAATTGCTTCAGCACCTCGTCATAGGCGGCGATCATTTCCTTCTTGGTGCTGCCCATCGATATTTTCGGCTCATCCGATTTTTTGACTGACATGATTCCGATCTCCAAAGGTGGGGTTTCGCGGCTTACGATAGCCGAGGTGAACATAGCCTATGCGACGGAGGATATCACCGAGAGGGTGGCAACTGCAAGACGGTTGTAAACCTTATATCATC
This Deltaproteobacteria bacterium DNA region includes the following protein-coding sequences:
- a CDS encoding cytidylate kinase-like family protein, giving the protein MAIITISRGCYSHGQEIAEELAKMLGYECISQEVLVEASRFFHVPEEKLLKSIHDSPSMLEKITHAREKFLACIQAALLEHVKEDNVVYHGYGGHMLVPGISHVLKVRVIAELEDRIALLQKKRNISRDQALKFIETEDKHRSDWNQYVCKADMTDPHLYDLVLNIGRLNVEDACEVICAAARRDTFKATPESEKAIRDLALSSFVKAALQEICEAEVSADDGKVAIHVKGQKLRKTGFTSPKLQDQVMEKIRGDLTKDILQAVRGIPGVKDVVFDIDLPYYS
- a CDS encoding SLC13 family permease — translated: MTSQMILTMLVLAFAIVLFIFEWVRVDVVGIIMMVLLPLIGLISPKEAFVGLSSNAVVSIIAVIIIGAGLDKTGVMNQVAGPIIKLAGRSEKRIIALISGAVGLISSMMQNIGAAALFLPVSQRIAKRLETPVSRILMPMGFCAIIGGTITLVGSSPTILLNDLMVLGGEKLEPFSLFTQTPIGICLLASAIFYFTFFGKFVLPAAGGEADKGVTASLMEEYRALGTLFELHVPKDFKDAKTLEELNIRTKFLVTVVAISFSSKREKSLVPRSHNRISAGDDLAVVGREENIRRLAKEYGWQVKESLEVFAEALSRTNAGMAETVVSPRSELVGKSMSEIHFKDLYGVNPVALSKGRKIFYSGLTRIRLQMGDTLLLQGPWERFHILKNRPQPRALTFATPLEGEIMRPHKAKLAVAWFAIALFQIIFFKVQLSVALMSGALGMIITGVLSIDEAYRSVDWMTVFLLAGLIPLGIAFEKSGTAAFIAHNVLELIGHPTPIVLLAVVGIMTSFFTLVISNVGATVLLVPLCMNMTVMAGGDPRMAALVVGLSASNTFVLPTHQVNALVMRPGGYRTVDYAKAGFVMTVIFLTVELSVLYFFYGIQ
- a CDS encoding universal stress protein; the protein is MKKVLLAIGGIAPSKKVFSYAVELCERIRAELDILQIIRPKQYREYLKRVRQGSHHAKGYIERTMTAAAFAEAGEHELAKEIEAQALESFRSLLPESERAGVPCHLTMKSGHPDEEVLNYTKEHRDVVLTIYDLPKEEENDRSLGSSKKRLLREIKDHIPTPLVMMRG